GGGAAATGGCACATCTCATCGCAAATGGCGTGGAGGCGGCGGGTGTCTTGGTAAAAATCCGTACAGTGCCTCATGTTTTCCCTTCAATCAAGGAAGCAGAACCAAGTATCCCAGAGCAAGGGGATATTTATTGTACTTTGGATGATCTAGCCAATTGTGCAGGTTTGGCGCTCGGTTCACCAACACGCTTCGGCAATATGGCGGCAGAAATGAAATATTTCTGGGATCAGACGACTAGCCTCTGGCTGAATGGTGCACTGCATAATAAACCGGCCTGCATTTTTACGTCCTCTGGGGCTATGCATGGTGGTCAGGAAATGACTTTGTTTAGTATGTTACCGCCCTTGTTCCATCACGGCATGTTTATCATGGGTTTACCGAATGCCCATCCAGCGCTATCAAATACGCAAAGTGGGGGAACGCCGTATGGGGCTAGTCACGTCAGCGGGCCACGTCATGAGCTCAGCCTGAGTCAGGATGAAAAAGCTCTTTGTGAAGCACAAGGCAAGCGCTTGGGTGAGTTAGTGAAAAAACTGTCCAGTTAAAAGCAATCAAAGAGCACCTTAAGGTGCTCTTTGAGTAATATCTCAAAACATTCAAGATGTGTCGAAAGACAGAAGTTTGTTACGTCAGTTTATTGGGTTGGGCCTTTGTAGCCTGTCAAGAGTAAGCCATAGGAA
This portion of the Acinetobacter sp. GSS19 genome encodes:
- the wrbA gene encoding NAD(P)H:quinone oxidoreductase; its protein translation is MQAYVLVLYYSKYGSTREMAHLIANGVEAAGVLVKIRTVPHVFPSIKEAEPSIPEQGDIYCTLDDLANCAGLALGSPTRFGNMAAEMKYFWDQTTSLWLNGALHNKPACIFTSSGAMHGGQEMTLFSMLPPLFHHGMFIMGLPNAHPALSNTQSGGTPYGASHVSGPRHELSLSQDEKALCEAQGKRLGELVKKLSS